From a single Cryptococcus neoformans var. neoformans B-3501A chromosome 3, whole genome shotgun sequence genomic region:
- a CDS encoding hypothetical protein (HMMPfam hit to Sugar_tr, Sugar (and other) transporter, score: 89.6, E(): 8e-24), with protein sequence MVLPRFLNTGVLCPMVLSTCWAVLHIMQYGFAITSLNGIQQSVTCQKAENHTGILQIPIAIPVDCIPMTTSSFGLVVSIFTLGGLLGSLATSTTTLRYGQVATLRLSAAMVLAGSTCIGFAEGTSSMLIGRVFVGIGCGLSTVTVPVFVAQLAPPSMKRSLGISNQISIVIGMLAAQSLSFPFAHPDRWRFVFIAPAMLALIQLAGSLLVNNPVVESQEAPEIEALLETSQEAETLTIKDLFLSREPDVIKGCECSVTLYLKSFVLMFDVRLRSPCRSCNTDVAAIMRLMYFSTRILTPVFQGDSRLMALIVVLIKLPITVLPIFLVERLGSRRLLVLPTSIMSFAALLLAFGINTNAAGLSIVGIILFVVAFSVGLGPVTWVVLPEVMPSHAVNAAGSVGLALNWVLNFAMGAAFLPIQQTLSGGVESKEGNVFFILSVTCAIAAFAIRLTFKRYDRRITLA encoded by the exons ATGGTGCTGCCACGATTTTTGAACACAGGAGTCTTGTGCCCTATGGTATTATCAACCTGCTGGGCTGTTCTTCATATTATGCAATATGGCTTCGCTATCACTAGCTTGAATGGTATCCAGCAAAGTGTGACCTGCCAAAAGGCAGAAAATCATACTGGAATTCTTCAAATCCCTATCGCAATCCCGGTCGATTGTATACCTATGACG ACTTCTTCATTTGGGCTTGTGGTGTCGATTTTCACCCTTGGCGGTCTTCTGGGATCCCTTGCTACTAGCACAACCACTTTGCGCTATGGTCAAGTAGCGACTTTGCGTCTTTCAGCTGCTATGGTTCTTGCAGGCTCAACTTGCATCGGTTTTGCTGAAGGTACAAGTTCCATGTTAATAGGGCG CGTCTTTGTTGGCATCGGTTGCGGCCTGTCGACTGTAACTGTTCCTGTTTTCGTAGCACAATTAGCGCCTCCATCAATGAAAAGATCTTTGGGCATTTCGAATCAAATATCGATTGTTATCGGCATGCTGGCAGCACAGTCAttatccttccctttcGCCCATCCCGATCGTTGGCGGTTTGTCTTCATCGCGCCCGCTATGCTCGCACTGATTCAACTCGCGGGAAGTCTGTTGGTGAATAATCCTGTAGTGGAATCACAGGAGGCCCCAGAGATCGAAGCCCTTCTGGAAACATCACAGGAGGCGGAGACATTGACTATCAAAGATCTTTTCCTATCTCGCGAACCCGATGTTATTAAAGGATGTGAGTGCAGTGTGACACTGTATCTGAAGAGCTTCGTGCTAATGTTCGATGTTCGGTTACGAAGTCCATGTCGTTCTTGCAACACAGATGTCGCAGCAATTATGCGGT TGATGTACTTTTCAACACGGATTTTAACTCCAGTATTTCAGGGAGACTCTCGGCTGATGGCTCTCATCGTGGTCTTGATTAAGCTTCCCATCACTGTACTTCCAATATTTTTGGTTGAG CGACTTGGCAGTAGGCGCCTCCTCGTCTTGCCCACTTCTATCATGTCCTTCGCTGCTTTGCTCCTGGCATTTGGCATCAATACCAATGCTGCAGGTCTTTCAATTGTTGgtatcatcctcttcgtgGTGGCCTTTTCAGTTGGACTTGGGCCTGTGACATGGGTGGTACTGCCGGAAGTTATGCCCAGCCATGCCGTTAATGCTGCAGGAAGCGTCGGTCTTGCTTTAAACTGGGTTTTGAACTTTGCCATGGGGGCCGCTTTCTTACCAATCCAACAGACGCTCAGTGGAGGAGTAGAATCTAAAGAGGGAAACGTTTTCTTCATACTCTCAGTGACTTGCGCCATTGCGGCCTTTGCTATCAGACTTACCTTCAAAAGATATGACAGAAGAATAACTCTAGCTTAA
- a CDS encoding hypothetical protein (HMMPfam hit to Tim17, Tim17/Tim22/Tim23 family, score: 113.2, E(): 6e-31), which yields MSIPLPSAMPLLPPIYLPGQEPLPAGTSDWERQEMQTALKYQRYMGMVMESCPLKVTIAGVGGLAIGGFFSLMSATFAYEDPLSRASNKLTTTRAQTMFVFKEMGRNMWSSGRGFAKVGMVYSGVECCIEGYRAKNDIYNGVSAGFLTGAILARNAGPTAMLGGGVAFAAFSGAIDWWLRSAPADEI from the exons ATGTCAATCCCTCTTCCCAGCGCGATGCCCCTTTTACCGCCCATATACCTGCCGGGACAAGAACCTCTTCCTGCCGGAACCAGCGACTGGGAACGTCAAGAGATGCAAACCGCTTTGAAGTACCAGAGATATATGGGCATGGTCATGGAAAGTTGTCCCTTGAAAGTTACCATTGCTGGCGTTGGAG GCCTTGCGATCGGTGGCTTTTTTTCTCTGATGTCCGCTACTTTTGCATACGAAGACCCCTTGTCACGAGCCTCTAATAAACtcacaacaacaagggCTCAGACGATGTTTGTTTTCAAAGAAATGGGGAGGAACATGTGGTCAAGCGGTAGAGGGTTTGCCAAAGTTGGTATGGTGTACTCAGGCGTGGAATGCTGCATTGAAGGA TACAGAGCAAAAAACGACATCTATAACGGTGTCTCCGCAGGATTCCTTACAGGTGCCATCTTAGCGCGTAACGCAGGGCCAACTGCTATGTTAGGCGGCGGTGTTGCCTTTGCTGCCTTTTCGGGTGCCATTGATTGGTGGTTACGCAGTGCGCCTGCCGA CGAAATTTAA
- a CDS encoding hypothetical protein (HMMPfam hit to Glyco_hydro_28, Glycosyl hydrolases family 28, score: -7.3, E(): 6.9e-09), which yields MRFLCLFACVLSSAVVQGSLFVLSESQDQKIIPEILEKDNSIWPYHHEVFEFHPEHKDLSTGLVRPLCVLHTLGEGADDSYNFEKAVHQCGRGGIVRLPDANYTISRPLDIYLSNSVLDLHGWLSFSANVSSWIENRMPLGFQNQSLAFVVRGNDYILEGNDKGGINGNGQAWYDYAKDYGNKFGRPMSLAIKNSKNVIIKNFSIVQPQFWASLIWGSENVYIKDFYVNATSFNPESSSDQKNWLQNTDGSDTYQSHNVTYENMIYQGGDDCVALKPNSTSITLRNVTCYGGTGIAFGSIAQYAGVKDVIEDVFMEDIRLYPSNQCPAYQGVYFKSWLGYSIGQPPNGGGGGYGYCRNVTVKDVYMEDIWHPLVVQSDLTYLTLDREKFTDSGLFEWYDIHLKNFTGKALGNRIAWMSCSKLTPCHDWTFEGMDIMPGKQDHPEIHYTCNNFVLGGNDGLNQCHPSNSKLETENGGTL from the exons ATGCgcttcctctgcctcttcgCCTGCGTTCTATCTAGCGCGGTCGTGCAGGGATCCCTCTTCGTGCTCAGTGAATCTCAAGATCAAAAAATTATTCCTGAAATCCTTGAAAAAGATAACAGCATTTGGCCCTATCACCATGAGGTATTTGAATTCCACCCAGAGCACAAAGACCTCTCCACAGGGCTTGTCCGACCCCTTTGTGTCTTACATACtttgggagaaggagcagacGACTCATACAACTTTGAGAAAGCTGTCCATCAGTGTGGTCGCGGCGGCATTGTGAGATTACCAGATGCCAACTA CACAATCAGTCGTCCCCTTGACATATATCTTTCCAACTCCGTTCTTGATCTTCATGGTTGGCTATCTTTTTCCGCGAACGTCTCTTCATGGATTGAAAATCGGATGCCTCTTGGCTTCCAAAATCAATCACTTGCATTTGTGGTGAGGGGTAATGATTACATTCTCGAGGGGAATGATAAAGGAGGGATAAATGGAAATGGACAAGCTTGGTATGATTACGCAAAGGACTACGGAAATAAGTTCGGGCG GCCCATGTCATTGGCCATCAAAAACAGCAAAAACGTCATTATAAAAAATTTCAGCATTGTCCAGCCACAATTTTGGGCTTCCCTCATATGGGGTTCGGAAAATGTGTACATAAAAGATTTCTACGTTAATGCTACTAGCTTCAACCCGGAATCTTCCAGTGATCAGAAGAACTGGCTTCAGAACACTG ATGGAAGTGACACATACCAGAGTCACAATGTCACTTACG AGAATATGATTTACCAGGGTGGCGACGATTGTGTAGCATTGAAGCCAAATAGTACATCCATCACACTTCGTAATGTGACTTGTTACGGAGGGACGGGTATTGCCTTTGGATCGATTGCTCAGTACGCGGGCGTG AAAGATGTGATTGAAGATGTATTTATGGAGGATATTCGACTGTATCCATCTAATCAGTGCCCAGCCTATCAAGGTGTCTATTTCAAATCTTGGTTAGG ATACTCTATCGGACAGCCACCAAACGGTGGGGGTGGTGGGTATGGATATTGTCGTAACGTGACAGTAAAGGATGTCTACATGGAGGATATATGGCATCCTCTCGTCGTCCAATCTGA CTTAACCTATCTCACTTTAGACCGTGAAAAATTTACAGATTCCGGTCTCTTCGA GTGGTATGATATCCACCTGAAAAATTTCACAGGAAAAGCTTTGGGTAACAGGATCGCCTGGATGTCCTGTTCCAAGTTGACACCATGTCATGATTGGACATTTGAGGGCATGGATATCATGCCAGGTAAACAAGATCACCCCGAGATCCATTATACTTGTAATAATTTTGTGCTGGGGGGGAATGATGGACTTAATCAGTGCCATCCCAGCAACTCAAAGCTTGAAACTGAGAATGGTGGCACACTCTGA